The following are from one region of the Cyanobium gracile PCC 6307 genome:
- a CDS encoding CmcI family methyltransferase: MGMLSRLLDLRGSSAERSTSLDPFLSTANPSRNPACEEFEVDGWVTSAFVARTLVPVVGVHPFPLQELMLMTATVCRFQPSLIFEWGTNIGKSARIFHEIAQYFHIPTTIHSCDLPDDVDHVEHPHAQRGAMVRGLAGVELHQGDGLTTSLGLWGRAGRPPSPLFFLDGDHSHASVRREIEGILAAVLDPVLLLHDTFLQSPDSGYNTGPRQAVEESLAAHPGRFRAVHSGLSLPGMTLLYSTAPVAA; the protein is encoded by the coding sequence ATGGGAATGCTTTCGCGGTTGCTGGATCTTCGTGGGTCCTCCGCCGAACGTTCGACCTCCCTGGATCCCTTTCTCAGCACGGCCAACCCCTCCCGCAATCCCGCCTGCGAAGAGTTCGAGGTGGACGGCTGGGTCACGTCCGCGTTCGTGGCCCGCACCCTGGTTCCCGTGGTCGGCGTCCATCCCTTTCCGCTCCAGGAACTGATGCTGATGACGGCGACGGTGTGTCGCTTCCAGCCCTCCCTGATCTTCGAATGGGGCACCAACATCGGCAAGTCGGCGCGAATCTTCCATGAAATCGCCCAGTATTTCCATATCCCCACCACCATCCATTCCTGCGATCTTCCCGACGACGTCGACCACGTCGAGCACCCCCACGCCCAGCGGGGCGCGATGGTGCGGGGCCTGGCGGGGGTGGAACTGCACCAGGGCGACGGTCTGACCACCTCCCTCGGTCTCTGGGGGCGGGCCGGGCGTCCCCCTTCCCCCCTCTTCTTCCTCGATGGTGACCACAGCCACGCCAGTGTCAGGCGAGAGATCGAAGGCATCCTGGCGGCCGTCCTCGACCCGGTGCTGCTGCTGCACGACACCTTCCTCCAGTCCCCCGATTCCGGCTACAACACCGGACCCCGTCAGGCCGTCGAAGAGTCCCTGGCCGCCCACCCCGGCCGCTTCCGGGCGGTGCATTCCGGGCTCAGCCTGCCGGGCATGACCCTGCTCTATTCCACCGCCCCGGTTGCGGCGTAG
- a CDS encoding NAD-dependent epimerase/dehydratase family protein, whose translation MKTIVIGGAGFIGAVVSQLLLATGREVTIVGRRQPDEQRTVPVCSYRCADLGNRAQMAEILEADCEVIDLAYATVPKTSFGDPLFDLQANLPASVALLEESMAAKVRRLLIVSSGGTVYGRSRSLPMDETHPTAPVSPYGITKLTIDHYALMFHHTRGLPVVVVRPANAYGVMQRARSGQGFLAAAIDAIVSGRTIEIYGPEGTIRDYIHVDDVARGIIAALECGHDGDIYNLGTGIGTSNLEALALLRPLALQAGRAITVNHLPQRRFDVDANVLDSAKLTATSGWRPQVALEQGLAQMWEHALTASSSA comes from the coding sequence TTGAAGACGATCGTCATCGGCGGCGCCGGTTTCATCGGTGCCGTCGTCAGTCAGCTGCTTCTGGCCACCGGCCGGGAGGTCACTATCGTCGGCCGGCGCCAGCCTGATGAACAGCGCACCGTGCCCGTTTGCAGCTATCGCTGCGCCGACCTGGGCAACCGGGCCCAGATGGCCGAGATCCTTGAGGCCGACTGCGAAGTCATCGACCTCGCCTATGCCACCGTTCCCAAGACTAGCTTCGGTGATCCGCTCTTTGACCTGCAGGCGAACCTGCCGGCGAGTGTGGCGTTGCTGGAGGAGTCCATGGCGGCGAAGGTGCGTCGGCTGCTCATCGTCTCCTCCGGCGGCACGGTCTACGGCCGCTCCCGGTCCCTGCCCATGGACGAGACCCATCCCACGGCCCCCGTCAGCCCCTACGGCATCACCAAACTCACCATCGATCACTATGCCCTGATGTTTCACCACACACGCGGCCTGCCGGTGGTGGTCGTGCGACCGGCCAACGCCTATGGGGTGATGCAGCGCGCCAGATCGGGCCAGGGATTCCTCGCCGCCGCAATCGATGCGATCGTTTCAGGACGCACCATCGAGATCTACGGGCCCGAGGGCACGATCCGCGATTACATCCATGTCGATGATGTGGCCCGTGGCATCATCGCGGCCCTGGAGTGCGGCCATGACGGAGACATCTACAACCTCGGCACCGGCATCGGCACCAGCAATCTCGAGGCCCTTGCCCTGCTGCGCCCCCTGGCCCTCCAGGCGGGCCGGGCCATTACTGTCAACCATCTCCCCCAGCGACGCTTTGATGTCGATGCCAACGTGCTCGACAGCGCCAAGCTCACCGCCACTTCAGGCTGGCGTCCCCAGGTGGCCCTGGAGCAGGGGCTGGCCCAGATGTGGGAGCATGCCCTGACGGCGTCCAGCTCCGCCTGA
- a CDS encoding glycosyltransferase family 2 protein: MSVVSPLVSVVLPVFNGSPYLQDAIDSILVQVHDDYELIVIDDGSTDDSALILERLNDPRIRFFRQPNQGLAATLNRGIAHARGQYIARQDQDDLSYPERLEKQVTFMESHPDCVLLGTWAQILEVDRPVDRFHRHPVDEAELRYQMLFNNPFVHSSVMLRKEAVQQVGGYTTDPDRQPPEDFELWSRLSRVGQVANIGEVLMAYREIPGSMSRVGPSPFRRRLITICAENLAAAALLAPDDPDVVAIAALTHGEAEALPGRPDFSRMQSLLLRAIDSFAPDPQALSLRQDALGRVEAMRAGWMVRDSAAYGLLHTVGPVRNVAKRIWRLLQRFRRTR; the protein is encoded by the coding sequence ATGAGTGTCGTCTCCCCACTCGTCTCTGTCGTTTTGCCGGTCTTTAATGGCAGTCCCTACCTACAAGACGCGATTGATAGCATTTTGGTTCAGGTGCATGACGACTATGAGCTAATTGTCATCGATGATGGCTCCACGGATGATTCCGCTTTGATTCTTGAACGGCTTAACGACCCACGAATCCGGTTTTTTCGTCAGCCTAATCAGGGCTTGGCGGCTACCCTCAATCGGGGCATCGCCCATGCCAGAGGTCAGTACATTGCCCGTCAGGATCAGGATGATCTCTCCTATCCAGAGCGTTTGGAAAAACAAGTAACGTTCATGGAATCCCATCCCGATTGCGTGCTGCTGGGCACCTGGGCCCAGATCCTGGAGGTGGATCGTCCCGTGGATCGCTTCCATCGCCATCCCGTGGATGAGGCCGAGCTGCGCTATCAGATGCTGTTCAACAACCCCTTCGTGCACAGTTCGGTGATGCTGCGCAAAGAAGCTGTGCAGCAGGTCGGTGGCTACACCACGGATCCCGATCGCCAGCCCCCGGAGGACTTCGAGCTCTGGTCGCGCCTGTCCCGGGTCGGTCAAGTCGCCAATATCGGCGAGGTTCTGATGGCCTACCGCGAGATCCCCGGCAGCATGTCGCGGGTCGGACCGTCACCGTTCCGTCGCCGTCTGATCACGATCTGCGCCGAGAATCTTGCCGCCGCGGCCCTGCTCGCTCCTGACGATCCCGATGTGGTCGCCATCGCCGCCCTTACCCATGGGGAGGCTGAAGCCCTGCCGGGTCGGCCTGATTTTTCGCGCATGCAGTCCCTGCTGCTGCGGGCCATCGACAGTTTTGCCCCCGACCCCCAAGCCCTGTCCCTCCGGCAGGATGCCCTGGGTCGCGTGGAGGCGATGCGGGCCGGCTGGATGGTGCGGGACTCCGCCGCCTATGGCCTCCTCCATACGGTGGGCCCGGTCCGCAACGTCGCCAAGCGGATCTGGCGGTTGCTCCAGCGTTTCAGGAGGACCCGTTGA
- a CDS encoding class I SAM-dependent methyltransferase, whose protein sequence is MKTRVASELKPALLKRHLWPLIQFKRFIDRRLYVWNQSRINAQRSLRDSLSLTRRIEDPGLTVGTMNSLNRDRWVCKMLAGIPPNSRLLDAGSGEQKYRHHCDHLLYYSQDNAAYDGKGDGRGGHVEGWTYGSTDYICDIVEIPAPSESFDVVLCTEVFEHLPDPLAAVKELTRLLGPGGQLLITAPFCSFTHFSPYFYSTGFSRNWYLQHLAALGFVEVELEPNGNYFEFLAQEIRRLPLMSSSYGLATVPWYARLAVLVILRFLEGCSSSDSGSSEYCCYGWHVKAVKSAAVQQVEL, encoded by the coding sequence ATGAAAACCCGTGTGGCAAGTGAGCTGAAGCCGGCTCTGTTGAAGCGTCATCTCTGGCCTTTGATTCAATTCAAGCGATTTATCGATCGACGGCTGTACGTATGGAATCAATCCAGAATCAATGCGCAAAGATCTCTGCGCGATTCTCTTTCGTTAACTCGCCGAATCGAAGATCCCGGATTGACGGTCGGAACCATGAATTCCCTCAATCGTGATCGTTGGGTATGCAAGATGTTGGCAGGTATACCCCCAAACTCCCGCTTGCTCGATGCTGGTTCTGGTGAACAGAAGTACCGCCACCACTGCGATCATCTTCTTTACTATTCTCAGGATAATGCCGCTTACGATGGTAAGGGTGATGGCCGTGGGGGACATGTTGAGGGATGGACGTATGGTTCAACAGACTACATCTGTGATATCGTGGAGATTCCCGCGCCAAGCGAGTCCTTTGATGTAGTGCTCTGTACCGAAGTGTTCGAGCATTTGCCCGATCCATTAGCGGCCGTTAAGGAGCTCACTCGATTGCTTGGTCCAGGCGGGCAGCTACTTATCACTGCACCTTTTTGCAGTTTTACCCATTTTTCTCCGTATTTTTACTCGACTGGATTTTCGCGCAACTGGTATCTCCAACATCTAGCAGCGCTTGGTTTTGTCGAGGTGGAGCTAGAGCCTAATGGAAACTACTTCGAGTTTCTTGCTCAAGAGATTCGCAGACTTCCGTTGATGTCAAGTTCCTATGGTTTAGCGACGGTGCCATGGTATGCGAGATTGGCAGTTCTAGTTATTCTAAGATTCTTGGAGGGGTGCTCATCGTCGGATTCAGGATCCAGTGAGTATTGCTGTTATGGGTGGCATGTCAAGGCGGTCAAGTCCGCTGCTGTCCAACAGGTTGAACTGTGA
- a CDS encoding glycosyltransferase family 2 protein: MNSHGQTLEQHDAQTEIEDTGFLIVVPTRNRSRTLTYTIESVITQDYQNFRLLILDNASSDATSSLCRDYTERDRRVTVLRSERGLTMTDNWERAIPTLLGTNQYVTFIGDDDGLLPGALQFAAQTLRLQPAAVLSWKKAEYCWPDVALPGMSGYLSFFLSSTIRRIPTQSFLMNIHDFSCGYDLGPSIYSAFVRADLICHVVKQDGARFFRSCSPDVYSAFVLSAYAKSILRCSFPLSINGASGASNGIAQTNEIKNEEASSFLSKNVFHPVIRHGEGGQQPITVTIAEADSLATAHDFHKEALGIYNINIDRLAEKILNDLSLISESSRRRRGLEHIYLRLSGKAEVPVCKGQLKCLSSGFARGVRLHEDGPEIVADLTTLGDSDVQTAGKYINSLLDLSRIEINILQDSESHSECVEPRVQNRRSSRFIGRLIRQTADALAKLLKKV, encoded by the coding sequence ATGAACTCGCATGGACAAACTCTTGAGCAGCACGATGCACAGACAGAAATAGAGGATACAGGCTTTCTGATTGTAGTCCCAACTCGAAACCGCTCCCGAACCCTCACATACACTATTGAAAGTGTTATAACACAAGACTACCAGAACTTCAGACTTCTAATTCTTGATAACGCTTCTTCAGACGCTACTAGTTCACTTTGCAGAGACTATACCGAGCGTGACCGCAGAGTTACAGTCTTGAGATCAGAACGAGGCCTTACAATGACAGACAATTGGGAACGAGCCATTCCCACCCTTCTAGGTACGAATCAATATGTGACCTTTATTGGCGACGACGACGGATTGCTTCCTGGAGCACTTCAGTTTGCTGCGCAGACTTTGAGGTTACAACCGGCGGCAGTTCTATCATGGAAAAAAGCTGAATACTGCTGGCCCGACGTAGCCCTTCCAGGCATGAGCGGCTATCTTTCCTTCTTTTTGTCTTCAACCATTCGAAGGATTCCAACTCAGAGTTTTCTCATGAATATTCATGACTTCTCATGCGGGTATGACCTAGGGCCATCAATATACTCGGCATTTGTTCGTGCAGATCTGATTTGTCATGTAGTCAAGCAAGATGGAGCTAGATTCTTCAGATCGTGCTCCCCAGATGTCTACTCGGCCTTTGTATTGTCTGCATACGCCAAGAGCATTTTACGTTGTTCCTTCCCGCTATCGATTAATGGGGCCTCTGGGGCGAGCAACGGCATTGCACAGACCAATGAGATAAAGAACGAAGAGGCGAGTAGCTTTCTATCCAAAAATGTCTTTCATCCAGTTATTCGACATGGCGAAGGAGGCCAACAGCCCATAACTGTGACAATTGCCGAGGCCGATTCACTTGCAACTGCCCATGACTTTCACAAGGAAGCTCTTGGCATTTACAATATCAATATTGACAGGCTAGCCGAAAAGATTCTCAATGATCTATCATTGATTTCCGAGTCATCACGAAGGCGTAGGGGATTGGAGCATATCTATCTACGCCTGTCGGGAAAAGCAGAGGTCCCTGTATGCAAAGGACAACTGAAGTGCCTTAGTTCGGGCTTTGCAAGAGGTGTTCGGCTGCATGAAGATGGCCCCGAGATTGTCGCAGATTTAACCACCTTAGGAGATTCAGATGTTCAGACGGCAGGCAAGTATATCAACAGCCTCCTTGACTTGTCTCGTATTGAGATTAACATTCTCCAAGATTCTGAGAGCCACTCAGAATGCGTAGAACCAAGAGTGCAAAACAGGAGATCATCCAGATTTATTGGCAGACTCATCCGCCAAACAGCAGACGCCCTTGCTAAACTCCTAAAGAAAGTCTAG
- a CDS encoding class I SAM-dependent methyltransferase, giving the protein MQNYVGLNQWRGVFSLEAFPFWKSEKPASQIPTTTRRKRSKAFYFENQSSTLQERLLELGLWSEAKPLRLHLGCGQVGFEEYVNIDYPPDRHQVMHQTEADLYADINHLRVLANEVDEIRLHHVFEHFSRVDALIMLIKWSTWLKKNGLLIIEVPDFEANARQFLQSKDYRTKSGIVRHLVGDQSSEWGYHIEQWWPQRLRQTLFSLGFKVEAIEKYAWPNPPFLSNCTIFARAQKDMDDSGKILAAKRLLVDSMISPLEEDTFLKWQEKLNALEV; this is encoded by the coding sequence TTGCAGAATTACGTTGGACTGAATCAGTGGCGAGGGGTCTTCTCTTTGGAGGCTTTCCCATTCTGGAAATCAGAGAAACCAGCTTCGCAGATTCCTACAACCACAAGACGCAAGAGATCCAAGGCCTTCTATTTCGAGAATCAGTCATCTACGCTGCAAGAAAGACTCTTGGAATTGGGGCTCTGGAGTGAGGCCAAGCCCCTGCGACTGCATCTTGGGTGTGGCCAAGTTGGATTTGAAGAATATGTCAATATAGATTATCCTCCAGATAGGCATCAAGTAATGCATCAAACAGAGGCGGACCTTTATGCTGATATAAATCATCTCAGGGTTCTAGCAAATGAAGTTGATGAGATCCGACTTCATCATGTCTTTGAGCACTTCTCCAGGGTTGATGCCCTAATCATGCTGATAAAATGGAGTACTTGGCTCAAGAAAAATGGTTTGTTGATCATCGAGGTTCCCGACTTTGAGGCAAATGCTAGGCAGTTCCTACAAAGTAAAGACTATCGAACGAAATCAGGAATTGTGCGACATCTAGTGGGGGATCAGTCGTCTGAATGGGGCTATCATATTGAACAGTGGTGGCCGCAAAGGCTTCGGCAGACCCTCTTCAGTCTTGGCTTCAAAGTAGAAGCTATAGAGAAGTACGCATGGCCAAACCCTCCTTTTCTGTCAAACTGCACTATCTTTGCTCGTGCCCAAAAGGATATGGATGACTCAGGCAAAATTCTTGCGGCTAAGCGCTTGTTGGTTGATAGTATGATTAGTCCCTTAGAGGAAGATACCTTTCTAAAGTGGCAAGAGAAGTTGAATGCTTTAGAAGTTTAA
- a CDS encoding cephalosporin hydroxylase family protein, with product MEITSQGADVELLKSTREWFGKANKYNYSYHFEFLGRPLIQYPQDIVQVQELISLTKPDLIIETGIAHGGSLVLTASMLCLLDVMEGKDPRQSSRKVVGVDIDIRPHNRIALDEHPLRFKMELIQGSSIDRQVIDTVRSYAVDKECVLVSLDSNHTHQHVLAELNAYAGLVSLGSYCIVFDTVIEDLPAGSFSNRPWDIGNNPMTAVDEWLTTHPEFEADKAIDDKLLITVARKGYLKRIR from the coding sequence ATGGAGATCACGTCCCAGGGAGCGGATGTAGAGCTCCTTAAATCAACGCGAGAGTGGTTTGGCAAGGCCAATAAGTATAACTATTCTTATCACTTTGAGTTTCTTGGAAGGCCACTTATCCAGTACCCGCAGGATATCGTCCAGGTCCAAGAGCTGATCTCGCTCACCAAACCAGACTTGATTATTGAGACTGGAATAGCTCATGGCGGCTCTCTAGTTCTTACGGCCTCTATGCTCTGCCTGTTGGATGTCATGGAAGGCAAAGACCCCCGTCAATCATCACGCAAAGTCGTTGGTGTAGATATTGACATACGGCCTCATAACCGAATTGCATTGGACGAGCATCCTTTGCGCTTTAAGATGGAATTGATTCAGGGCTCTTCAATCGATCGTCAAGTAATTGATACGGTAAGGAGTTATGCAGTGGACAAAGAATGTGTCTTGGTCTCACTCGATTCAAATCATACGCATCAGCACGTATTGGCTGAACTTAACGCCTATGCTGGCTTGGTTTCGCTGGGTAGCTACTGCATCGTGTTTGATACTGTCATTGAAGATCTACCCGCCGGTTCCTTTTCTAATCGCCCATGGGATATCGGAAACAATCCGATGACCGCGGTGGATGAATGGCTCACCACTCATCCAGAGTTTGAGGCGGATAAGGCCATTGATGATAAGCTTCTGATTACTGTTGCCCGTAAAGGGTATCTTAAGCGCATAAGATGA
- a CDS encoding formyltransferase family protein, producing MPPSVIVFADGVVGSHCVQWLARFHRADLTAIFTTSQNDIYWLALEEGLCAHEFDNEESCLQVLASHAGTIDLGLLLWWPQLISHQLIDVANHGFINTHPSLLPYNRGKHYNFWALVEQCPFGVSLHVVDQGIDCGSVVAQSPIHYTWEDTGETLYNKATAAMKALFENTYPSLRSLTFASVGQDLSLGSFHYASELGPASTIQLDEPTTARRLLNLLRARTFAGHPACTFVDGGIEYEARIKITKRK from the coding sequence ATGCCACCATCAGTTATCGTCTTTGCTGACGGAGTAGTTGGAAGCCACTGTGTACAATGGCTTGCACGTTTTCACAGGGCCGACCTAACAGCAATCTTTACTACTTCCCAGAATGATATCTATTGGCTTGCACTAGAGGAGGGCCTTTGTGCCCACGAGTTTGACAACGAAGAATCTTGTCTTCAAGTGTTGGCAAGCCATGCTGGGACTATCGATTTGGGACTTCTTCTATGGTGGCCACAACTAATCAGTCACCAGCTCATTGACGTTGCCAACCATGGCTTTATCAACACCCATCCAAGTCTGCTCCCCTACAACAGAGGTAAGCACTACAACTTTTGGGCATTAGTCGAGCAGTGCCCATTCGGCGTTAGCCTTCATGTTGTTGATCAGGGGATTGACTGTGGTTCAGTAGTGGCACAATCTCCCATCCATTATACTTGGGAGGACACAGGAGAGACGCTTTACAACAAGGCGACTGCTGCAATGAAAGCATTGTTTGAAAATACGTATCCTAGTCTTCGCTCACTGACCTTTGCCTCAGTAGGTCAAGATCTATCCTTGGGGTCTTTTCATTATGCTTCAGAGCTAGGGCCAGCATCTACAATCCAACTCGATGAGCCAACCACAGCACGCCGTCTCTTGAATCTGCTGAGAGCACGAACCTTTGCAGGGCATCCCGCTTGCACCTTTGTTGATGGTGGCATAGAATATGAAGCTAGGATCAAAATCACGAAGAGGAAATGA
- a CDS encoding DegT/DnrJ/EryC1/StrS family aminotransferase produces the protein MADKQLRNIPYTRPSITETEVAYATDAARNGWGDHCYDYIIRFEEVFKAHLDVKYAIATSSCTGALHMGMHALGIGPGDEVIMADTNWVATAAPIVHLGATPVFVDILQDSWCLDPQQVEAAITSNTKAIVAVHLYGNLCDMDALLKIGERHGIPVIEDAAEAIGSVYHGKRAGSMGSFGAFSFHGTKTMTTGEGGIFVTNQPDLYERVLTLSNHGRSRAQGKQFWPDLVGYKYKMSNVQAAIGCGQIQRIDCLIEAKRNIFLMYYECFKDLPVRMNPEPEGCTNGFWMPTLVVEDDIPFERDVLISELKQNGVDARVFFWPLSATPVQGRKAFNRRFISENIYLRALNLPSFHDLTDSDILFVSDIVRNAIARTH, from the coding sequence ATGGCAGACAAGCAGCTACGAAACATCCCCTATACTCGTCCATCGATCACGGAAACTGAAGTGGCTTATGCCACCGATGCGGCTCGTAATGGCTGGGGAGACCACTGTTACGACTACATTATCCGTTTTGAGGAGGTATTTAAAGCTCATCTTGACGTGAAGTACGCCATCGCCACGAGCAGTTGCACAGGGGCTCTCCATATGGGCATGCATGCTCTTGGGATAGGTCCTGGCGATGAGGTGATTATGGCTGATACAAACTGGGTCGCCACAGCGGCCCCAATTGTGCACTTGGGAGCCACACCGGTGTTTGTCGATATCCTGCAGGACAGTTGGTGCCTAGATCCTCAACAGGTGGAGGCGGCGATCACCTCCAACACAAAGGCGATTGTGGCTGTGCACCTCTACGGTAACCTTTGTGATATGGATGCCCTACTCAAGATTGGTGAGCGCCACGGCATCCCGGTGATTGAAGATGCTGCAGAAGCGATCGGTTCGGTCTATCACGGCAAGCGGGCTGGCAGCATGGGCTCCTTCGGTGCCTTTTCTTTCCACGGCACCAAGACGATGACGACAGGGGAGGGAGGCATATTTGTTACCAATCAACCGGATCTTTATGAGCGTGTATTGACGCTCTCAAATCATGGGCGTTCAAGAGCTCAGGGGAAGCAATTCTGGCCAGATCTAGTCGGATATAAATATAAAATGAGTAACGTTCAGGCGGCGATCGGCTGTGGTCAAATCCAACGGATTGACTGCCTTATAGAAGCTAAACGTAATATCTTCTTGATGTATTATGAGTGTTTCAAGGACTTGCCGGTCCGCATGAATCCTGAGCCGGAGGGATGCACGAATGGCTTCTGGATGCCTACGCTGGTGGTTGAGGATGATATCCCGTTTGAACGTGATGTGCTGATCTCCGAACTGAAACAGAATGGGGTCGATGCACGGGTTTTCTTCTGGCCTTTGAGTGCTACGCCGGTTCAGGGAAGAAAGGCATTTAACAGACGATTCATCTCGGAGAACATTTACCTCAGAGCACTAAACCTACCCTCATTTCACGACCTGACCGACAGTGACATTCTCTTCGTTTCTGACATCGTCAGAAATGCTATTGCAAGGACCCATTAG
- a CDS encoding class I SAM-dependent methyltransferase — protein sequence MTHHCRHCGTPLHHEVIDLGHQPPSNAYLTEEKLDLPEVYFPLRVFVCTSCWLVQLPMHAPANELFTADYAYFSSTSVTWCRHAQRFVKQAAERLALNEHSLVVEVASNDGYLLQYVQELGIPCLGIEPTHATAEAAREKGIETIELFFGGPLAAELVSQGLRADLLVANNVLAHVPDINDFLAAVAAMLRPTGLASIEFPHLLSLLDGNQFDTIYHEHYSYLSLTTMLSVARDAGLMVLDAEQITTHGGSLRVWLARAGESAARAQTIAEREAVDKVLSDEIAAGLTTVEAYVRCQERALEAKFALLEYLLAARRSGRRVLAYGAAAKGSTLLNFAGIRSDLLEAVADLAPSKVGKWLPGSHIPIVSVEELLLRQPDELLILPWNLAAEVKAQLSPMITIPVKVAIPYLTDI from the coding sequence ATGACCCACCATTGCCGGCACTGCGGAACTCCCCTGCACCATGAAGTGATTGATCTCGGTCATCAACCACCAAGCAATGCCTATCTTACGGAAGAAAAGTTGGACTTGCCAGAAGTCTACTTCCCGCTCAGAGTATTCGTCTGCACTTCGTGTTGGCTTGTCCAGCTTCCAATGCATGCCCCTGCCAATGAATTGTTTACCGCAGATTATGCCTACTTCTCAAGCACCTCCGTTACGTGGTGCCGACATGCCCAGCGCTTCGTGAAGCAGGCGGCCGAGAGGCTTGCATTGAACGAGCATAGTCTTGTAGTGGAGGTAGCAAGTAACGATGGGTATCTGCTCCAGTATGTTCAAGAACTGGGCATACCTTGCTTGGGTATTGAGCCTACCCATGCAACTGCTGAAGCCGCGCGGGAAAAGGGCATTGAAACAATTGAGCTTTTCTTTGGCGGCCCCCTTGCGGCGGAGTTGGTCTCCCAAGGGTTGAGGGCGGATCTGCTTGTTGCGAACAACGTGCTAGCGCATGTTCCAGATATCAATGACTTTCTTGCTGCTGTTGCAGCGATGCTCAGGCCTACAGGACTGGCTTCTATTGAATTCCCCCATCTTCTGAGTCTCTTGGATGGCAATCAGTTCGACACGATCTACCATGAGCATTATAGCTATCTAAGCCTTACTACTATGTTGAGTGTGGCGAGAGATGCCGGATTGATGGTGCTTGATGCAGAGCAGATCACCACCCACGGAGGCAGTCTTCGAGTCTGGTTGGCCCGAGCCGGCGAGTCGGCTGCAAGGGCCCAAACGATTGCGGAGCGTGAAGCTGTGGACAAGGTGCTTTCGGACGAGATTGCTGCGGGCCTTACCACAGTTGAAGCTTACGTTCGCTGCCAAGAACGGGCACTGGAAGCTAAGTTCGCTCTACTGGAGTATCTGTTGGCCGCGCGTCGTAGCGGACGTCGTGTTCTGGCTTACGGCGCCGCTGCCAAGGGAAGCACGCTGCTGAACTTTGCAGGGATCCGCAGTGATCTGCTCGAGGCTGTGGCAGATCTAGCCCCTAGTAAGGTCGGGAAGTGGCTGCCAGGAAGTCATATCCCGATCGTGAGTGTAGAGGAGTTGCTTCTGCGGCAGCCCGATGAACTGCTTATTCTCCCCTGGAACCTAGCGGCAGAGGTGAAAGCCCAGCTTAGCCCAATGATTACAATACCAGTGAAAGTGGCGATTCCGTACCTCACAGACATCTGA
- a CDS encoding dTDP-4-dehydrorhamnose 3,5-epimerase family protein, whose protein sequence is MAGVWKTSMPSPCCAAPPSPEMAEPSHRVTALEGVLEIRRQPHGDHRGRFLNVFRRGEWNQLWGAERPIEQVNLSQNPRPGTVRGLHLQRGMPAEVRLVTCVVGRVWDVVVDLRPHSATRGRWVAVELSAETGNSLLIPTGCAHGFQVLEPDSTLLYLHGAPYRPVEESGVRWDDPQLGISWPMEPKELSERDRSLPRLEGLP, encoded by the coding sequence ATGGCTGGGGTCTGGAAGACCTCGATGCCTTCACCGTGCTGCGCCGCCCCGCCGTCGCCTGAGATGGCCGAGCCCAGCCACCGCGTAACGGCCCTTGAGGGTGTGCTGGAGATCCGGCGCCAGCCCCATGGCGATCACCGCGGCCGTTTCCTGAATGTCTTCCGACGCGGTGAGTGGAACCAGCTCTGGGGGGCAGAGCGTCCGATCGAGCAGGTCAACCTCAGCCAGAATCCGCGGCCCGGGACGGTCCGTGGACTGCATCTACAGAGGGGAATGCCTGCCGAGGTCCGGTTGGTCACCTGCGTAGTAGGACGTGTATGGGATGTGGTAGTTGACCTGCGGCCACACTCCGCAACACGAGGCCGCTGGGTGGCGGTGGAGCTCAGTGCTGAGACAGGGAATTCCTTGCTGATCCCCACCGGCTGTGCCCATGGGTTTCAGGTGCTGGAGCCGGACAGCACCCTGCTCTATCTCCACGGGGCTCCTTATCGCCCAGTGGAGGAGTCGGGTGTGCGTTGGGATGATCCCCAGCTCGGTATCAGCTGGCCTATGGAGCCCAAGGAATTGAGCGAGCGCGATCGGTCGCTGCCTCGGTTGGAGGGCCTGCCATGA